Genomic window (Strix aluco isolate bStrAlu1 chromosome 22, bStrAlu1.hap1, whole genome shotgun sequence):
GGCTGGAAAGCTTCTCCAACCTATCAAGGAGGTTTTCTTTGAGGGCAGTATTTTGTGAGCCATCCAGGCAGGCAGTTGAAGACACAAGCCCTTTGCTAGACACaacccccttccccagcctgctcccagcatCTGCTTTTCCACTACACTGCGCTGGTGGACTGGACAAGGATGGTGGCACGTTACCTGCTGGATTGCACAGCCAGAATAACCCTCTGCAGCAAGAGCAAACCTGTATGGTTTCCTGTGAATGCAGCTTGCAAAGCTGTCTAgtaatgagattaaaaaaaatgctgattaaGAAGCCAGCTCTGGGTCTTGGCACTCGGTCTGGGCCTGCACCTGGAGCTGAGCACCCTCAGGAGCAAGCCTGGAGCTCCAGGGAGCACCAAAAAAAGGTGGCAGGTGATTGTCCTTGTCCCAAACAAGTGATGGCAGCTCAACCCCAAGGGAAGAGGCAACGGGAAGGGACAGGACAGACGCATAAGAAGATAAATAAGCAACCAGCACTCTCATACCTGCTCAGGGGAGTACAGACATTCAATGGCAAATGGATAAAAAATAGCAAACGGCTGAACTACTCTGCCTGGAAAACTCCTAGTCTTCCATACCACCCATAAAAGCAGGCTGAATTTCAAGGGAGGGGTGTTATTCTCTCTTGTACACTTATATAACACAGAGCCCTAAAACTTCAGCTCTAGCAGGATGTTTTGGAAGTTGTGTATGTGACCTGACTCAACATTTCTTACAACAAGCTTCCAAACCAGCACCGGGCTCAGCGCCCAGCTTCTCATCCCGGACTCGGAACGCCTCGCCTGGGTCTTGTGGCTTTCCCGATGGAATACATGGGCATGCTCAGAGCATCAGCACGTTGAAGGCACCACAAGTgatgctggagcagcctggagaGAAACAGAGCGTGCTCATGATGTGCAGAGACAGGAGCCTGAAACAGGCCAAGCTGAAACCCACAGCAAAGATGCTCTGTGGCTGCAAACGCCTCGCAATCCAGTGCCAGCAAGGCTGTCACCTCCTGGGACACATACACTCATCAGCTCCCACACCCCCGAGGCCTTTCCAGGACTTTCCTTCATTCTTTCCAAGCAGCAAACCTTGCAGCTGGCTGGGCCCATGCATGGCTCAGCCAAGGAGAGGACTTTTTCCAGTGGTGACACCTTGCAAGTCACAGGGAGCATCCTGTTCCTCTGCCACGGCGAGCAAAGCCCACGGAGCAGGGGATGGGCACGGAGCTGGCTGCTGCGGAACAGGATCTCTGCGCTGAGACAGACGGAAAGGTCACACGCTCGGCATGACAGAAGAAGACAGATTTCACGGGAAGAAAAACACGAGTTCAGTTGGtaaacacaccaaaaaacaaGTGAGCGCTGGGTGCTTGTGACCTGCAAGTCTTGGTAACGGTGCTGCTCTCCCAAATAGCTGCTGCTTACTCACACGCCGGGCATTTGCTGCTTTGACTCTCTCCCCATCGAGCAAGTCCTGCAGTTATTTTGGTTACTCCTCTTGGACCAGGATATCAGAAGTGGGGAAAGCTGAAATCAACAGCCACTAAAATTGTGCAATCGGAGGCAGAGAGGCTCAGAGGCATCGCTTCAGTTCCTCGTACAAAACCCACTGCCAAAATTCAGCCTCCTAAACCGGCTGCTCTTCCAGCGAAACGCTTTCTGTTAGTGGCAGGAGaacaaatgggattttttttctctccaaaaggCTATCATAGCCTTGTCCACCAGCAGATCCAGAGCTGATTTTGAGAAATGCCTCCCCTGGATATAAAGAGACAAACATCAGTTTAGGTACCTGCAGAATCCAATCCCCTTGCAACTGCGGAATCATCACCAGAACCGTGCCAGGATGAGGCAACAGGAATTTCCAAAGAGATAAAGCTTGAAATACTCAAGCAACCCAAGAAATACACAGCTGCAGCCTCAGCAGAACCACAGCAAACAGCTTCATTCTCTTGGCAGTGGCAAAGCCTGTAGAGGACCACCACAACAGGCAGCGTCAGAGTTGCAAGTATTCGTAGACTTCTTAAAAGCACCTGAGCAACCCTTGTGTCTTCACAGTTGACTTGCAAGCTCTGTGAGATTGCTGCTAGCTTCAGCCACGGGCTTCTGGAGGCCTGGCAAACCCGGTACACTCGGCGAAGGGACATGCCAGGACCACCAAGGGGAGCGGCGTGCACATACCAACATCGATCCCTGCTGCAGGCTTCCCACAGCAACAAGGGATGTGGCCTGAAGCAAACACGAGGGAGAGGAAATACCCTGGCAGAGATAAAAACCCCTGTGGTCTTAGAGCCAGCGAGGTGCCCCTCAACGGGAAGCAGAAGGCAAGTTGTTATTTGGCTATTGTCACATCTCCAGAATTGATGCCTTTGTGTCACGGCAGCTGGGCTAAATAAATCCACCCAGCCAGAGATGAGCACGTTCCCTAGGTGATTTGAGGAGGGATGCTCCACTCCAGCGCTACCTGCTCCTCTCCAGGACATGGGGGCACTAAGCCATCCCCAAATCTACCTTCCCTCACCgtgcaggagaagcagagaagTTGCAAGGCAGAGCTCAGGGAACCCGGGAGACTGCAAAGGCATTTCAATGGTATAGGGCTAAAAATCTGATCCGGAGACAGGCAGAAAAGGCACAGCATTAATTCACTGTGGGGGAAGTGGAAACCTTCCCCAAGTCATGCACAAAcggagcagagccagggctttTGGCAAGAACTCCTGCAACATCGACAAAAACCACCGCTCCACCTGATTGACATGCACCAAAGATCAGCTGCTCTAGAGTTCATGGGAATGTGTGTCCTTCAAAGCCAGCAGGAAagcctgaaaaacagagaaaagcccCAAAATCTTGGATTCTGATCTCTTTTCTGATTTTACATTTAGTTCCCGGAATTGCCAACAACAAGCACTGTTTAAAGACTTTGCATTTTCGCCACCTAACCACGAGCAAGACAGCAATAAATCTCACACTGCAATGTTCAGGAGGGCATGGAAATCCAACAAGAGAACACAAACCATCCACGCTACCAGCTTCAGCATGGACCACGTCACCTGTGATAGCCCTTAGCTACCAGGAGATGCTTGGCCACGGATGGGTATGACACTGCTGGCATTTCTAGCGTGCTTATCATGGCAAGAGTTCAGCTGGGAGGCACCAGCTCTCATCCTGCTGCTGCCACGCACAGTAATATCTGCTGGAGGAAAATAAGCACCTGTGTGAAGAAGGGTCTGCACCCCACTGAGAGAGGATGCACAGGAAGCCGTGACTGCTCGCTGAGCCATAACATGCCCACCTCCAGCCTTCTGCCTCAACAAAGCCccaatccttttaaaaaaatctacggGTTAGACAGCCATTTGCACAGTAATTTGTGCTGGAGGACAGCCCTCTTGGCGAAAAGCAGGGTGAGGGAGCACTAGatcagaaaggggaaaagaaacgGTTATGAGAGAGAAGTAACAAGCTCTGTGGCATCACTGTCCATGTGTGCAGGAAGCATCACGCTCTGAATTAATTTACATCTCCCAAGGAGGACAGAGAGGACAAGGAGTAGATGGAAAATCAACACGATGCTCACAGTTCCCTTGGATGCATGTTGGAACTGAAGCGGGGACCCAGCTTGCCAGTGCTGAGCTTCCCCAACCTCTCCTGAAGCCACCAAGAGCAAAAGCCTCTTGACATCTTTGCAGCTGGAAAGGCCAATTTTGTCTAGTTCAGACATTTTGCCTCTCTTTGCAGTCGAGGCCTGACCTCACACCTCTCATCTCACACCTCTGCAGTCAACAGCCAAGCTACCACTGATCTCTAGATCTCTACCACTATCTCACCAGATACAGGTGAAGTAGACAAACAGTCCAGACCTGGCACTTGGGTATCACACAGAGAAACCCACAGGTTTGTAATTACCCTCTCCAAGCAAGTTAGCAACCCTACCTTTTCTAGCTGTGCTCCATTTCCCATTTCtaggaaaataagagagaaaaagtCCTGTTTACCGAGGCTTGAGCGATTCGCTTggaatttttttgctgttgatttaTACAGTATTTACCCACTGCTTGTgctctgaccccccccccccccccgaaattcAGAAGCACCCTGGAGAAACTCAAATCACAACCAAGCAAAGTCACAGCCACAGGTTTCCGTGGCACAAACTCTGCTCAGGGCTCTGCTGCGGCTCGTTGCCTTCCCCATCTGAGTTGGAAAGAAGCTGACAAGCATCTGGATGGTTTTCCCTGGGCCACCTGGTGAAAATCAGgtattttttctgctgctgctactcAAAACCTGACACCACTGACCTCAGCCTTCAGTGGTGGCTTGTCCCAGTTTACCCAGTCTCGAGGTGGGGTTTAGCCCTGGCTACCTTCTATAATAACATCTGACTGTGGACAAAGAGTCCACAAACTCCTCTTTGAGACTGAAGCTGAGAAAAGACAATCTATCATCATCTGGCCGAAAAGCAGCGTGGGGAGCTGTGCACATCACCGCAAACAGATCCAAACCCTCCGCTCTACAACTCAAACCTGCAACGATGGCGAAAGTAAGGAGCAAGCAGCCCACACAGCTAGGAAGCTTTTGAAATCAGAGGAGAGATAGTTGGAAAACTCCTCCCTGCCCCATGACACAATCCCAGCCACGAGGAGTTAGTCAAAACGGAtccagagggagggagaggaggatgaaCGAGAGCAGGATTTCCCAGCGCGCAGCCAGGGCGTGGGAAGGGTGTACCTGCTCCCCTAACCTACTGCCTTACTCTTCCCACTAacgcagagagaaagaaaaatatcagggACTTGAGGGCTGAAGTTAGACAGGGAAGCGGGAAAAATTAGCAGCTCTGTAGCTGAGGGGGAGCGACGTCCCTGAGGAAGAACTGTATCCCGGGGGTACAAAGGAGGGGTGTGCCAGCGCTGGACTTTCGCCATGCAGTTGAGTTTGGTTTCGTTGGGGTGGTATAAATAAGTCTGTCAGCTTGAAGTCTCAGGTAGGTTCCTACGTTTCCCAGAGTTTTCTCACTCTGAACTGAACAGGAGAGCAAAAGGGGCAGCATTGTGAAAACCCCCAACTCCTTCTTCACCACTGGACTAAGACAGGAGTTGGCAGAGATTGAGGCAGGTCTAGGCAGAGGGGTGTTGGCAGAGCTGCAGTTGATGAGTCCTGTTCAAGTAcgataataattaaaataacccCCATGTTGATTTTAGAGCATTTCCAACAGGGATCCCCAAGAATTTTCTGAATGCAGATAAATTATGTCCAACAAATCCTGTATGGGAAGTAGTATATCCTCATACatatggggaaactgaggcagtaGCGCTGCAGAGCATCGTAAGAGAGCTTGGAGAAGGCTGAACATCCACTGATTTCCAGGTAGGTTATCCTTAATTTTTAGAGGACAGAAAGGTGAGAGACCAGAGGACATGGTCATCCATGGAAGAATAGAGACAGGCTGGGAGAGGTTTGCACATCCATCCTACATCCCAGAGGCGATGTCAGGCCATCCCTTCCTTAATATTGCCAGGGATTAACTCGTGATGGTCTTCGTAAGACAAGCTTTCATGGATGAATCTGTGTCAGGACGCATTGCAGACACCAGGAAAACTCCTATTCCATAAGGCAGCAGAAACCCAACAACTGGAGAAATGTCAGTGAGTCCAGAAAGCCTCCTTCCCCCCAAAACTTGGGATGAAAACTGAAACAAGACTCCCTTTACCTGCTCAAACAGAGCTTGTGTTCTTTCTCAAAGAGGGCTGGGGCTCACACGTGGACCAGGCAGGACACGTGGCCCAACCCAAAACTTCCAGCATGTCCTTACAACTCACTCCTGCGACCGCCCCAGACTCCAGCGTCCTGGTCCCCTTCGTACCGGCACGCAGACGCTCCCCACCAAAGGGATGGGCTTTAAAAAACACCCTCAGCGGTAGCAGATGCTGAGGGGCCAGGAGAAACGAGGGGCAAGAAGCAGAAGGACAGGGTGGGAGATGAGATGTGACGGGACGTGTCTTCAGAGCCCTCATTTTCAGGGCAAGGACAACCCACGGCTTACACCTGCCTGGAGGGAGGACCTCTGGAAAGGGTTTCACACTGGATTCACACAGATCCCCCCACCATACAGCCCCAGGAAAAGGAAGCCCCCCAGGATCCCCCCAGTCCTGTCCACAGGAGAAAGAAACCCTTTCAAAAGAGGGAGCCCCAGGGGGGTAACCCCAGTATATCCTGACCGGCAGAGACAGAGGTTCCTGGGGGTGACCCTGGCAGGGTCCCTTTGGCAGGGTGAGTCAGGGGGTGACCCCAAACCCCCAGGGGTGCCTCTGGGGTGTCCCACGGCACCAGCAAAAAGGATGCCTCCAACCTCACATCCCCAGCACAGGGAGTCTCTAGGGACATCCCCAAACTCACACAGAGGAACCCCTAAAGGTGTCCCCTGCCTCTAGGGTGTCCTTGACCCCATTACTCCCCGGCCCAAATAGTCCCCCAGTGTctccagggtgtccccagccGCCTACTTTGGGTGTGGAGGGTCCCCAGGGACTGTCCCTCAGCCCCCACACTTCTGGTGCTGGTGTGTGTCTGGGAGGTCCCCAGGAATGTCCCACAGACAGAGGCAGAAGCAGTCCCCAGGGACACCCCAAGGCTGAGGGgtccccagggctgtccccaggccCAGACCCACATCACAGGGGGGTCCCCAGGACCGTCCCCACCCCCACAGTCACATCACAGGGGGTCCCCAGGACTGTCCCAGCCCCACAGTCACAGCACAGGGGGTCCCCAGGACTGTCCCAGCCCCACAGTCACAGCACAGGGGGTCCCCAGGACTGTCCCAGCCCCACAGTCACAGCACAGGGGgtccccagggctgtccccagccccacagtTACAGCACAGGGGGTCCCCAGGACCGTCCCAGCCCCACAGTCA
Coding sequences:
- the LOC141933667 gene encoding LOW QUALITY PROTEIN: uncharacterized protein LOC141933667 (The sequence of the model RefSeq protein was modified relative to this genomic sequence to represent the inferred CDS: deleted 3 bases in 2 codons), which codes for MGRESKQQMPGVAEILFRSSQLRAHPLLRGLCSPWQRNRMLPVTCKVSPLEKVLSLAEPCMGPASCKVCCLERMKESPGKASGVWELMSFSRLLFFIHLPLNVCTPLSRYESAGCLFISYASVLSLPVASSLGVELPSLVWDKDNHLPPFFGAPWSSRLAPEGAQPGAGPDRVPRPRAGFLISIFFNLITRQLCKLHSQETIQVCSCCRGLFWLCNPAGNVPPSLSSPPAQCSGKADAGSRLGKGVVSSKGLVSSTACLDGSQNTALKENLLDRLEKLSSLWGRR